A genomic stretch from Vicingaceae bacterium includes:
- the crtB gene encoding phytoene synthase, whose protein sequence is MNNYDLYKNTSFELSKQITNRYSTSFSIGTQLLDKNIRPHIYAIYGFVRLADEIVDTFHQHDKKKLLDEFVEDTYLAIERKISTNPVLHAFQHTVNQFHIDKSLIDAFLNSMYMDLEKNVHDEKSFKQYIYGSAEVVGLMCLKVFVNGDQQTYEKLLAPARALGSAFQKVNFLRDVGHDFYDLGRIYFPDVDFNRLSSADIDFIFDNIQKDFDLALKGIKTLPAGCKTGVYVAYVYYYNLFKKLKMNKEQLLKKRIRINNLRKFALMVKAWLECNFMKTVTHE, encoded by the coding sequence ATGAATAATTATGATTTATACAAAAACACGTCATTTGAGTTGTCAAAGCAAATCACCAACCGTTATAGCACGAGTTTTTCCATCGGAACGCAACTATTGGATAAGAACATTAGGCCACATATTTACGCTATTTACGGTTTTGTCAGATTAGCCGACGAAATTGTGGATACATTCCACCAACACGATAAAAAAAAGCTTTTAGACGAATTTGTCGAAGATACTTACCTTGCCATCGAACGCAAAATATCCACCAACCCTGTCTTGCATGCCTTTCAACATACGGTCAATCAATTTCACATTGACAAATCATTGATCGACGCTTTTTTAAACAGTATGTACATGGATTTAGAAAAAAATGTACATGACGAGAAATCTTTTAAACAATATATTTATGGCTCAGCGGAAGTAGTAGGACTTATGTGCTTAAAAGTTTTTGTTAACGGAGATCAACAAACTTATGAAAAGCTTTTGGCACCTGCCCGTGCTTTGGGATCGGCATTTCAAAAAGTAAATTTCCTTAGGGATGTGGGACATGACTTCTACGACCTTGGACGTATCTATTTTCCCGACGTCGATTTCAACAGGTTGAGCTCTGCCGATATCGATTTTATTTTCGACAATATTCAAAAAGATTTTGATTTGGCCTTGAAGGGTATCAAAACGCTTCCTGCAGGTTGCAAAACCGGTGTATATGTCGCCTATGTTTATTACTATAATTTGTTTAAGAAACTAAAAATGAACAAAGAACAACTTTTGAAGAAACGAATAAGAATCAATAACCTGCGAAAGTTTGCACTAATGGTGAAGGCCTGGTTGGAATGTAACTTTATGAAAACAGTTACACATGAATAA
- the idi gene encoding isopentenyl-diphosphate Delta-isomerase yields the protein MKISPDTHPKDMLILVDKNDKPIGTKDKLTVHKEGLLHRAVSVILITSDHKVLLQRRAMTKYHSPGKWANTCCTHPMWNEDNIEACKRRLKEELGIESNQWFYWKTIHYVENVGNGMIENEIDHVYLTFSDEHPAPNPREVMQYTYIPIEELKDWIKNNKSICTFWSTLVLKDLNLHLLNSITDRIC from the coding sequence ATGAAAATTAGTCCTGACACACATCCAAAAGACATGTTGATTCTTGTCGATAAAAACGACAAACCCATTGGCACAAAAGACAAATTAACTGTCCACAAAGAAGGATTGTTACACAGAGCTGTGTCAGTGATTTTAATCACCTCAGATCATAAAGTGTTGCTTCAACGGCGTGCCATGACCAAATATCACTCACCGGGTAAATGGGCCAACACATGTTGCACACATCCCATGTGGAACGAAGACAACATCGAAGCATGCAAAAGGCGGTTGAAGGAAGAATTGGGCATCGAAAGCAATCAATGGTTTTACTGGAAAACCATACATTATGTTGAAAATGTAGGCAATGGCATGATTGAAAATGAAATCGACCACGTATATCTCACATTTTCTGATGAACATCCCGCCCCCAACCCGAGAGAAGTCATGCAATATACTTACATTCCCATAGAAGAATTGAAAGATTGGATAAAAAACAACAAAAGTATTTGCACATTTTGGTCCACTTTAGTTTTAAAAGATTTAAATTTGCATTTACTCAATTCAATAACTGATAGAATATGTTAA